The DNA region CACTCGGGAGGGGATCCCCGAGTGCCCCACGTGGTAGGTGCAGGGCCACCTCTCTGGACAATAGTGCCCAGTACGAGGCTCCCGTTGTGTATGTGAGCGTGGACTGAAACCCATGTATGTCTCACTATCTAATCCCCTCAAGCTGCTTGCCACCATTTTTTAACGTTTTCGCAGGGACTGTGTGGGCTGCAAGAGACGCTTTATAAAGCTTCCAAATCGACCCTGAAATGTCTGGTCTGTTTTCAGTAAAGCGTCCCCCCAAAGCGCCTCACTGGCAGCCTCCACGAGCGTCCTCTAGGTGTCGCTGTGGCTCTGCGCCCGCcttcctttgtgtggctccagtgacttccccatccccatcccccgcCCTGTGCCCGCGGCCTTTAGAGCCCTTGCTAAGCGTTTTATCTAAGGGCGTGGATGCCTAACTCAGGGTTCTTTTCAGAGCCGCTTACTGCCTCAGCGAAAGAATTGCATGCCTTTCTGTTCCATCACAATGACTCCTGAATTTGCTGAGCCTTTGTCCGTTCTAGGAAGACCTGTATGGGAGCCCCGTGTACTCAGTACAGTAGGCCTGTTCCTCTGCCTCCAGTGCTCCCGGGACTTGCTGTTTTTAGGGCAAACAGGCTGGAGTTGTGCACACCAGACTCATTTGCAGTAGCTTCTAGGCACAGCAgcggggctggcagggggcagttacaAGGGGGCGCTCTAGTTTGCTTCTGTGTCAGCTCTGGTCTTACCTTCTGGGGCAACTGTAACCATTGAACCAAGGTATCCGTCTGGGCTGTCGATCACTACTTctgccaattaagcagagacggGGTTGGATCccatatgagcgtttattccaatcctgccggcagcaGGGAGACCAGCAGGCCACCCACAAGAATCTGCTctgacaccccaccccccgccccgcgcagTTGGCTGATTAGATGCACACGATGGAGAAGATAGCTACGTGCTGCGCGCTGCGTGTGTAGCAGGGAAACGGGAGGGAAGAGTCTGCAGTCCGGCCTGCAGGAGCTCACACCCTGATAAGGTGTCTAATCGGtgatgttacaaacagctcagccTGTTCCTGGGCCCAGAGAATGGTCCGCGCTCCTGAGAAACACTCCCGGAGGGGGCCAGAGTCCCAGCACAGCCACCCAGTCCAAGCGTGTCCTGTCCTTGGCCTGTTCTCCAATGTGTCTGTTTTCTGAGTCATGGACCCATGGCGGCATCTTATCTTTTTCCAGCCTCCAGGGTCCCAGGGTCTGTCAGAGAACCTCTCACCACAGTTAGTGAGGAGAATTACTAGACAATGGCGGCTCCATTCTTATGACATGCCCTCCCCTCTATCACAACAACTGGTTCCAGTTCCTGGCTTtgccccccgctccccacccccagcctgggtTCTAGGCTTCCAGCATCAGCTTTATAAGCGCCTGCTCCCAAGATCGGAGCCTTATCTCTACCGGGACTCCCTCCAGATTTCCAGACTTTAATAACTGACGTGTGTTCTCGCTCTGAGCCCTGCTCTGGCTCCTGCTTCCTTTCCCTTGTCCTTGGCACACCAGTTCTCTCTTGCTTTTCAGTTTCCCAAAACCTGTGTCACGTTCATTAAATTATCTTTGTAAAAATAACCCGTCCTTTTCTGTTTTCCGGACACCAGGGCACCTCGCCGCCCTGGCTGTAAAGGGTTGGTTCTATTTTACACTTTAAAGAATATGCTTAGGGCGCCCCTCTCAGCCTCAGGCACGTGGATCACCCTGGAAGACATGGTCCTTGCTCTGGAgggggcctgctggggagggctTATCACCCTCAGCTCCCCGGGACCCAGAGGGAAGTGCAGGCTGCAGGCCCACCTCTGAGCCTAGCCAAGCTTCCCTGTTGGCCGACTCAGGAAACATGAAAGATCAATTGGAACACACACACCAAGAAAACAGGTAGCGGGTGCTGGGGAGAGGAGAAACCCTATGTAAAGGTACTTCCCAAGGTGCTAGGAAATCCGTAGATctctttaaaagtgttttttaattctATGCGGACGTCTTTGGAAGGCCACAGCATCAGAAGACTGGGGTTGGAACTTGAGCTCTGCCAGGTCCATGAACTTGGGTTCTCACACCCTCGGTTGTTTTACTtattgttaggtctgatcaactCATCGACTCCATACCCCTCCCCTAGGAACTGGCCTTTAGATGAATTCACAACCCACATTCCCTTTCCCTTACACCACAGTCCACTTGCTAAGGCCATTACCTTTCCCCTCTAGAGAATTcgcccagagaattctccgccTAGAAAAGGCCCTACAGTCCATTAAAATCTCTGACAATCCCCTACCccgtccctgggtgctggcaccactggggggctcagcccatctgctATCCAGATGGCCTCCTAAGTTATAATTCCTCACCACTTCTGGCATCGTGCGTTCCTCCTTTGGCGACCCTAACTAACacttataaaaggaaaatattcctAAAATCTACTTCGCTGCTACTTCTGTTAAAACATGAAGCCattataatacatttaaatattttagggaGATTTACAGTTCACGAAGTTATTTATGGACATTTTTACCATGACTCCATTAGTTTGCCTATAATGAAGACCAGCTTTTTGAAGTAGTAGTATCAGCAGAAGTAATAATACTGCAGCAGATGAAGTACCACTCCATACAATTAGACTTCTGCTGCTATCTTCAGCCATTGTAGACTCccatataaaagaaaatacaggtTGCTGCTGTTCAAATAAGATCAATTTCAAAATCATGAGagcctgaaatatttataaagtttacAGGCAtctatattgatttttataataGTTACAGGTATAAATTTATAATCTTAAAGACATCACTGAACACATTAGGCAATACTAAATGTATGTAAGGGCATTCATTTTGTATTGTCGGTCGATGAATTATCACAATCTTGGTGAAATACACACTTAAAACTTTATAGTTGTGTAGATCAGCATTTGCTCCTGGGTGTCCTTGAGCTAAAACCAAGGTGTCGGGGGGCTGCGTTCCCTTGTGGGGCTGCAAAGGACACTGTTTGCTCCCCATTCCAGCTCTTGGAGGGCTCCCTCCCCCCTGAGCTCCTTATTTCCAAAGCAGGTCTCTGGGCAAATCCTCCTCCGGCTGCCACCTGACTAGTTCAGCACTCTGATTACCTCACTGGGATCACCTGGAGCATCTCATTTTAAATTACAGGGAATTCGCGGGTACCTGTTTCAGCTGCAGCGGCAGGGCCTTTGTGAGGTAGCCTAACCCATCACAGAATCCAAAGCGTAGGAGGTGGATACACCAGGCGGCACATTCTGCCTGGCACCCTGCATTACAGCACGTTTAGAATTAGAAACAAAGCCACAGTCAGTTCCTTtgctgggcagggtgggggatggggcaggggaAGAACACGTAGGTAGATGCACTATTGTAAACACTTTCAGGGAATTCGTGAACTAACCTGGAGCCAATGAAACCCTTTTCAACTTTCATGCTCATTAACCATCCTGCAGGTTGTTTTGTGAAGTTAAGTTGCTTTAAGCAAACACACCCACTGGAACTAGGATGAAGGTCTTTCCCAGACCACTAAGGATTATTAAACAACCGAAGTCCTCTTCCCTTTCCATGCAAGGATGTGTAAGACACAGGAATTCACAGCACTTGAGACAGCATGTCAGTGCTTTAGCCACCTTTGTAGCCAAAGTGcccaaaggaagaaattaaaagtctACAACTAAACCAGTCAATACCCCTCTCATGTTTAACCAAACGTCAGTCCTAGTGTGCTTCCCGTTGCAAGTACAAGACATCcagacacttttaaaaatataatcaaaacGATACCAGTTCGGCATCCTGTTTAGCTGTCAGAGTGGCCAGTGAAGTCCTTACAACTCTTATGCTGAAAACGTGGGTGGCTCTGAAAAGAGCCTTTGGGTTCAGGAGTGAGGCCGGGGGCTCGCGCGTCTACTTGGAGCTGGTGTACTTGGTGACGGCCTTGGTGCCCTCGGACACGGCGTGCTTGGCCAGCTCGCCGGGCAGCAGCAGGCGCACGGCCGTCTGGATCTCGCGCGACGTGATGGTCGAGCGCTTGTTGTAATGCGCCAGGCGCGACGCCTCGCCCGCGATGCGCTCGAAGATGTCGTTGACGAACGAGTTCATGATGCCCATGGCCTTGGACGAGATGCCGGTGTCGGGGTGCACCTGCTTGAGCACCTTGTACACGTACACCGAGTAGCTCTCCTTGCGGCTGCGCTTGCGCTTCTTGCCGTCTTTCTTCTGCGCCTTGGTCACCGCCTTCTTGGAGCCCTTCTTCGGGGCGGGCGCGGACTTGGCGGGCTCCGGCATTTTAATGCAAAAGAGAAAAGCTGCAAAGGAAAGCGGAAAACTGTAAAATG from Myotis daubentonii chromosome 18, mMyoDau2.1, whole genome shotgun sequence includes:
- the LOC132220853 gene encoding histone H2B type 1-C/E/F/G/I — its product is MPEPAKSAPAPKKGSKKAVTKAQKKDGKKRKRSRKESYSVYVYKVLKQVHPDTGISSKAMGIMNSFVNDIFERIAGEASRLAHYNKRSTITSREIQTAVRLLLPGELAKHAVSEGTKAVTKYTSSK